TTCTGACTATCCTTTGGTTGAAGCGATTTATCAGGATGTGGTTAAGCATCCTGTATTGCCTGATTCTGCCAGCCGCGCAAAATTAGTTGAAAAGAAGAGTTCAAAGTACTGCGAAAAATACGAGGATTATATACACCTCGGTTATCTTGAATGGAAAAAGGTATATGAGGAACATATCAAGATGGACAAGAAGGCTGTGCTTTTCATTATGACGGATGACACAAAGAATTGCGATGAGGTTGCTGAATATTTGGAAAACAGATACCTGGAATTTAAGGATTCTATCTTAGTAATCCATACTAAAAACAACGGAGAAATTGCAGAAACATCATCAGGCAAGAGCAAGGAGGAATTGGAAATTCTGCGAAGGGCAGCAAACAATATTGATAAAAGCGATAATCCATATAAGGCAATAGTGTCTGTGTTGATGCTTAAGGAAGGGTGGGATGTCAGGAATGTTACAACAATAGTCGGCTTGCGGCCTTATGCGGCAAAGAGCAATATCCTGCCGGAGCAGACACTCGGCAGGGGGCTGCGCCGGATGTATAGGAATGAAAATGTAACTGAGCTTGTCAGCGTAGTCGGCACTGATGCATTTATGGACTTTGTAGAGTCTATAAAAAGCGAGGGTGTTGAGCTTGAACACAGGAAGATGGGAGAAGGGACAGCACCAAAATCCCCGATAGTAGTAGAAGTTGATAATGAGAATGGACACAAGGATATTGAGGGGCTTGATATTCTGATACCGGTTTTGAGTCCAAGGATTTATAGAGAATATAAAAATCTTTCAGGATTGGATGTTACAAACTTTAATCACAAGAGGCTACCTGTTAAACAATTCAGCGAGGAAGAAAAGCGGCAAATAGTGTTTAAGGATATTACTACCGGAGACATTACACACACAACAGAGTTGGATACGGATTTTGTGGCAAATTATCAGAGCGTAATAGGGTATTTTAGCCAAGTGATAATGAAGGAACTGCGGCTTGTGAGCGGCTATGACATATTGTATGGAAAGGTGAAGGAATTTATACTAACACATCTATTTAATGAGCATGTTGATTTGGAAGATTTAAATATCATTAGGAACTTATCCGAGATTGAGGCAACAAAAACTATTATAGAAACGTTCAAGAAACATATTAACGAATTGACCGTTCTTGATAAGGGTGAGGCAGAGATAAAAGATTATATAAAAATCAGCAAATGCAGGCCGTTTGTAGTTAAAGAACAAGGGTATTTGATTCCTAAAAAGAGCATATTTAATAAAATCATAGGGGATAGTAATTTTGAACTTCAATTTGCAGGTTTCTTGGATGGTTGCAATGATATTATTTCCTATGCTAAAAACTTTCTTGCCGTTCATTTTAAAATAGATTATCGCACTGCTGATGGCGCTATATCTAACTACTATCCCGATTTTCTTGTAAAAACTTCTGAAAAAGAAATTTATATTATAGAAACAAAAGGACGCGAGGACGTGGATGACCTGCTTAAAATTAAGAGATTAAGCCAATGGTGCGATGATATTAACTCGGTTCAATCTGAAGTACGTTATGCGTGGCTTTATATTGAACAGGAGAAATTTGAAAAATATTTGCCCAAGAATTTTGTTGAACTTAGGAATGCATTTTTTGGTTAATCCCTTGGCACTTCCAACATTCTATCCAGCGCCATTTTTGCCGGTATTCTTATCTCTTCCGGCACTTTTATAACTCTGTCCATCTTCTGCAAGGCCTCTAATACATCCTCAAGGGTGATGAGCTTCATATTAGGGCAGATAAGACTTTTTGACGCAAGGATAAATTTCTTGTCAGGGTTTTCCTTCTTAAGCCTGTAGAGTATGCCCATTTCCGTGCCCACTATTATGGTCTTTGCCTTTGATGTCTTTGCAAATTTATACATCCCTGAGGTTGAGCAGACATGGTCTGCTATGTCAATAACCTCTGGTCTGCATTCGGGATGGCAGACAAAGACTGCATCAGGATGTTTTCCCTTGAGTTTTAAAACCTCATCCGGCTTAAGCCTCTCGTGCGTAGGGCAAAAGCCATCCCACCACTCCATCTGTTTCTTTGCAGTCCTTGCAACATACATAGAAAGATTTCTGTCAGGTATCATATAAACCTTATCGGATTTAACAGAATTTATAACCTTCACTGCATTTGCCGATGTGCAGCATATATCGCTCAATGCCTTTACCTCCGCAGTTGTATTTACATACGCAACAACAGGCACACCGGGCCTTTTCTCCTTTTCCTTTCGTAAATCATCGGCAGTTATCATATCCGCCATAGGACAGCCTGCATCAAGCCTCGGCAGTATAACAGTTTTGTCAGGACAAAGAATAGAGGCGCTCTCTGCCATGAAATGCACGCCGCAAAACACAATGACTTTTGCGTCCGATGCAGCCGCAGCCTGACTTAATGCAAGGGAATCGCCGCAGATATCCGCAGTCTCCTGCACCTCGTCCCGCTGATAATTATGCGCAAGCATCAGGGCCTTTTTCTCATTTAATAACACCTTTATCTCTTTCTGGAGTTCTTTAGAGTTCTTCATGTTAGGATTAGTAAATATAGCGCTTTATTATACATATATTGAGACTAGGGGTAAAGTATTTCTCTGCTGTCTTTTAGAAATTCAGGTTGCATTGCAAAATATATTAGGTATAATTGCTGACATGGAGGGCGCTATGAAACCCATTAAAATCCTTATCGCAACACCAGAGGCAATACCGTTTGCAAAGACAGGCGGATTGGCAGATGTGACAGGCGCCCT
The Deltaproteobacteria bacterium genome window above contains:
- a CDS encoding DEAD/DEAH box helicase family protein, with translation MALHPKFPKSPYEILHPDYRWFPADEALREQGYEKLLPPLVASIRKKVKEWRDADYKGASPTSIVLLKWWFETEHLLPQADGTEVKFQYYFGQREAVETVIYLYEVVGVKDKYDLIRFDSSGAVSAGMFFETWKRFVIKMATGSGKTKVMSLILAWSYFHKLYEPDSTLARNFLLITPNIIVLDRIRNDFDGLKIFFHDPVLPDNGYEGQNWRDDFQLTLHIQDDIGIVRKTGNIFLTNIHRVYEDNRKDPTFEDEDTSDYFLGKKPVGATNESKINLSDIVREIDELVVLNDEAHHIHDERLAWFKSIEDIHNRLLQKGGELALQVDVTATPKHNNGAIFVQTISDYPLVEAIYQDVVKHPVLPDSASRAKLVEKKSSKYCEKYEDYIHLGYLEWKKVYEEHIKMDKKAVLFIMTDDTKNCDEVAEYLENRYLEFKDSILVIHTKNNGEIAETSSGKSKEELEILRRAANNIDKSDNPYKAIVSVLMLKEGWDVRNVTTIVGLRPYAAKSNILPEQTLGRGLRRMYRNENVTELVSVVGTDAFMDFVESIKSEGVELEHRKMGEGTAPKSPIVVEVDNENGHKDIEGLDILIPVLSPRIYREYKNLSGLDVTNFNHKRLPVKQFSEEEKRQIVFKDITTGDITHTTELDTDFVANYQSVIGYFSQVIMKELRLVSGYDILYGKVKEFILTHLFNEHVDLEDLNIIRNLSEIEATKTIIETFKKHINELTVLDKGEAEIKDYIKISKCRPFVVKEQGYLIPKKSIFNKIIGDSNFELQFAGFLDGCNDIISYAKNFLAVHFKIDYRTADGAISNYYPDFLVKTSEKEIYIIETKGREDVDDLLKIKRLSQWCDDINSVQSEVRYAWLYIEQEKFEKYLPKNFVELRNAFFG
- the nadA gene encoding quinolinate synthase NadA; this encodes MKNSKELQKEIKVLLNEKKALMLAHNYQRDEVQETADICGDSLALSQAAAASDAKVIVFCGVHFMAESASILCPDKTVILPRLDAGCPMADMITADDLRKEKEKRPGVPVVAYVNTTAEVKALSDICCTSANAVKVINSVKSDKVYMIPDRNLSMYVARTAKKQMEWWDGFCPTHERLKPDEVLKLKGKHPDAVFVCHPECRPEVIDIADHVCSTSGMYKFAKTSKAKTIIVGTEMGILYRLKKENPDKKFILASKSLICPNMKLITLEDVLEALQKMDRVIKVPEEIRIPAKMALDRMLEVPRD